The Henningerozyma blattae CBS 6284 chromosome 7, complete genome region ATAATTACTACCATTacaaaatctaaaaattttacaacAATCTAAATAGCTgagaatttaattcaatttaaagaatagaatatatataacaatCAGTACAAATCCTAATCTAAATATGCCTtaaacaaatttaaaaagaatttgataTACTAGTTAACTGCTCATTTTGAATTAAGTATAATTTAACTAGATCATCTAAAGATACTCTTTCCCCGATACCTTTCATCTCTTCAAATCTAGAAAGGACATCCAATTTAATATCACAATAGGGAGGCGTATCATACGTTTCACTTTCCTCCATCGTATCTTTATATGAAAGCAATTGGAAATGGTctgaaattaattgaatatcaGAAACATACCCAGAAGATTCTATGTcgataataattatattttcgATATTGCTATCATTGGACTCGTTTAATAATGCAATATCTGGTACATCGTCATCTTCCTCAAATatgtattttatatttgtagGGTACATACATTTCGtgttatttaaatcatcaacTGATTGTTCTATCAAGTGGGCTGAGctagaaatatttttatcttgtACCGTTAAAAAGATCCCATCCATACTTTATCTTCAATAACAGTGTTAATTGTGAATCATACAAGGTGTTTTTCGTAAGTTCCAAGTTTATTCTCGTTTATCTAATCTGGAAAATCAttgattttcaaatattcgGAGCTCCTTTTTATCTATAAAATAATGACGTTATCAGAATTAATGCAATCTTACTTAAGCGAGTCATTATTGATTAAAATCAATAGTTCCAGAAACCTACTGTAaagtattgaaattttcaaatattctgATGATCACGCTATAGCATTGGATCATAGaagtaataatttataaaaatattaacataaaattttatattatggATACTATCTTAGTATAAGCTTATGCATAATTATCTTCTTCGCTGTCTATTTTTGTTATGCTACCTAGTTATTCACATATGCATGACAATCACTTGTAAGACCAATGTTGCTAGTTGTAAATGAAACAACTGAAGTGAATAACAGCTACATGGTACTGATATAAGGAAgctaatgaatttaaagtGAAGGCCAGGTTGTTGTACAAAAGTACATTCTAGAGAAAATCTGTTTGTAATTGTAGCTATTCCAATAGGGACTGACAAAGAGGTAAAAGGCCATATTTAAATTCGAAGGAATTACAATTTGTAGCATATTGACCTTATTTATTAAGCATGCCAATTCAATCTTAGTTAGAAGCTTGTGATAGAGCCAAAGATagtattataaaaattattaacatGAAAAAATGAGAATAAAgagatattattaaaagctTAGAATGCTAATGGGGCCAATGCGTAGTAAATAGCGATTAAAATTTACTAATTTTTTGACCTTTGACCGTATTTAATCTGTATCAATagttttcattatttatctTGGCTTCTAGCCtagatatattaattttcaaatagattctaatttttggaaaaacATCACATATTATAGAGGTGGGAAACTGATAAAAATGTCTTTATGaaataattggaaaataatataattattttccagCAAAGATTATAACAATAAACTATAGTGAGTTACATAGAGTCACACATACATATTTTAGTCAAAACTATGAAAGTTTTTTACACTTGATTCTAATATCCCGTgacaaaattatttgatgtcacatatttataataaattccattattaatatatggCAAAGTGATTTTTAAAGTCACATGACTACGTTCCTTCAGATGAGATAAGATATACGATAGTATTTAAATACGAAGATGAAAAGTTTTCAATATGAGCAAGATATACcaagaaaataaagtagAAAGTAGTCAGCAAAGAGTGGTCTGGAAATCTAgaaactaatattattatatattattcatcTATATAAATTACGTAACAAGCAATCCTATACAGTTCttcaatttaaagaattatctgTTGTTATCACTCTGGAATTAGTACGAGTGAGTATCGAAGATAGAAAGCGTAATGTCACGTAGTGTGAGCTACGCTACTCACTTGTATATCTAGAACACACGTGATAACAAAATGAAATCAACAAGTAGATGAACCATGAAgattaattctatttaagaatctaaagctaatagaataaactagaggGCTAAGATAGAACAAAGAAATAAGGAacagaaaacaaaaaggacAGGATACAAAAAGATGGAAGTATATAGTGAACAAATCGGaacgtaataatataatattttaattacaTAGACTCAAGTATATACTTGTATAGCTCAATGAACAGTTAGTATTAAACTAGCAGCAAAAAAGACATGCCACTGTGGGTATCAGAGATTAAAAATGTCACACGTAATAATTTCTGACCGACAACAAGCCAAATGTCACATATTCtaagaatatatatcaCGTAATTTCAaggattattaattatgtATAGATTTATCAAGGTCAGACCCAAATCACGTGACGCGAAAACAAACATAGAACAAGAACTTGAGAATGTGAGTATAAAAAGGAACAATCTTACACGAAGAACAAATAAAGAAAGCTCAGAGCGAAGAAAGCAACGAACCAGTTGAGTTTCTAAGTCTAgagaaatatattaatatcttaATTACCATACATAGTTAGATAAATAGAGCCTTTATaccaaatataatatagttAGAACTCCGACTTGCTGcaatagaagaagaaggaGGCATTTACAAGATCCATAGATTGGAATCACAAAAATTGTGACAGTAGCTCACACTACGTGAcataccaaaaaaaatattaaatttgaaaaatgattCAACCGAGGATTGAACTCGGGATCTTCGCCGTGTAAAGGCGACGTCGTAACCACTGGACCATTGAACCGCTGTTGAAATATGATGTAATACGAGACTGATAGGACAAGGATGATATTTCAGAGTTCGGATGGTAATGAGATCAGTAGTTACAGGTTGTATTATACAAGATTATTGTATCTCCCCTTGGTCCTTctctatatattatataatagtatattgATATATACATGCTCCTTGTATACTTCTTTAGAGCTGGACAGTTCTGGGTGCATAGTTACAAGATGCGGTACACTCATTGAAACCTGGGTGTCATTCTTACTGATAGGTGTCCGAGATGAACCAGAAGTAGGTACAGATTCAGTGGTTACAgttgctggaatatgattatattattttctattaagtggtaaaagactttttatcacgtgacttttttatttaaaatgtgtttttcttattatatcgaaaaacactatttaagaaatatattcattttagttatagtatttactatatattcctaaataaagtaatcatctttacatcttaaacactgtatagcaatgtctaactctctttAATCCCAGTAACAGTTGATGTTCCACGCCTGCTGAATAGTTGTTTCTCAGCTGTGGTCAGCTGATCTGTTCTCTTTCGAGGCTTCTCTTGTACTGATTTCTTGTAAGTATTACGTGAAAGGCGACGGCGCTTAGACGGTTTTACAACAAAATATACTAAATATTCTATTGATTTTGTAGCCAGATATACAATAATCATTATTGAATCATTACTGCTTTTACTAGTATACACCtagatatattttcttaaatttaaaatagtaTTTTGTAACATATTATTTTAGTGAAGGTAACAAATGatacaatatattatttaagcagcaagataataaaaattaactgTATATATAATGTAAAAGAGAAGAAATCATTTTACATTTATTAAGTCATTGTTCTAATGCATACCCCTCTAGAATACTAGGTATAataaatactaataaataatttatttaactGATTAATCTACTGGAATTGAAGAGACTCCgacattattaaataatgaattttgatgtaattttagattatttcttttacaTACTCTATAaacatatataattatttacaaaatatacTCTTTATATAGTAAGCTAAAACAAGCTCCATTGATAAATGTTCTTTAACTCTAAAGAACATTTCCCTTATCTAACTAATACCTTAATTATGAACCAAACTAGGCATGCGAAAATTAAGCACTTGgtaaaaatgtttttttgagtaaaaaaagaaaataatcatattattttccagcATATCTTAAGGGATTAAGTTACTTTATATTACCAGGCAATTTGCTTACTTTGTGACACTAAATCTCAACTCTGTTGGAAATAATGATAGTAATATTActctttattaaaaaacttaaagttttaaaacttattaaacaaatatttggatCCATGTAGGAAACttccaaattttgaaacttaaattagaagaacTTGTGTTAAAAGGTCATAACAGTAAAACAAAATCTTTAGCATAATATATCTACttctatattatttttgcaCAAGTAAATACCGGACAAAGAGAGTAAAAGTGAGGtaaatttgattattaaACTAATCCAAGAAAATTGTTATCTTCAAAAAAGcttgttttaaaatagaTAACAAATACCTGCTTCAGTCTGAACATTCATCAAAAATTAGGCTATTAAAATATGAGTAAAAGTTCCCTTTCATAAAATTCTGTAATAGTAGTAATATTCGTACTAAATATctacaaaacaaaaaaacaaacaaacagtGAGTATATCTAGTTTAAATTAAGTATAAAatactatatattttcattacttttatttacttCCCATAGTCTTGGGATTATTGCTTTAACTTAATAACTACACGAGCATATTTAGCTCCATTTTTTCTAACCGTACATcatacaaaaaatattaagttTCCAGGATCAAAAGTAAAATGAAACCTCAACATTTAGGTTTTTGTCAAAGGTGCTATAATAATTAAGGAAAAGCTTTATGTAACAAGAGCTAACCTTagcttaaaaaaaattattttttttgggcTAAATATACtaccatttttattagaaaatacaTTAAATACTCAACTAAAATCACTTACAATTGTAGGTTCTCAGTATATTGATAATCTGCTTAGGtcatatatttcaaaaagtTCAGATGAATTAATATACCTCAAGAAATCATtacatataatataaaaaaaccCAAGAATATAATCTAATTCATACTTATTGAGTCAATAAGAACCCATCcctttttcattaaatttatacTTTATAGAGACTACCACATGCACTGGACAAATCATTTATCGGaagaaatgaaattgaaaatacatatatacaCGTATATAACTGCATACCTATCCAAGAGGGTATCGAGTTTCTTTTATCTTGGgaaaattagaagaacTTATTCCTATATAAATGCCatataaagaataaaattttttaattttagacaaaaataatgaacCATATAAGAAAGTTAATGCATATATGTGTAGCAatacaatattataaaaaaccTGACTGCTATTTTTTAGATTGATTAATGCCAATTTCCcagattgaaaaaaataaaataaaacattatTATGTGTTGtctataataattcttgctAATTCAATATCACAATTACGTTGTCTGAAAGTATATGAACCCACCCTTTCgtattaaatgatattaagctgaaaattttcaaaaaaagtGAACCAACCGAGGTTTGAACTCGGGATCTTCGCCGTGTAAAG contains the following coding sequences:
- the ATG31 gene encoding Atg31p (similar to Saccharomyces cerevisiae CIS1 (YDR022C); ancestral locus Anc_3.250) gives rise to the protein MDGIFLTVQDKNISSSAHLIEQSVDDLNNTKCMYPTNIKYIFEEDDDVPDIALLNESNDSNIENIIIIDIESSGYVSDIQLISDHFQLLSYKDTMEESETYDTPPYCDIKLDVLSRFEEMKGIGERVSLDDLVKLYLIQNEQLTSISNSF